One genomic segment of Helianthus annuus cultivar XRQ/B chromosome 14, HanXRQr2.0-SUNRISE, whole genome shotgun sequence includes these proteins:
- the LOC118486502 gene encoding uncharacterized protein LOC118486502 produces the protein MEPHACSTHDGHALDNGTSVEKIMHMQHVAMQVWMSDKWHNMGVCAMWIIRVCLRITGRCVIGLRFNGSRAGLIQGRKEVLFPSFSGPILKPTNYTVWAIRIKTILEANGLWETIEPTENATVDTKKDKSAIAYLFQAIPEDVVLQVASCKTAKEIWDNLKVRHVGVDRVQKARMHTLLSEFELLQMKDDDTIDSFTAKINSIVTRATEVGTTLSQPTLVRKLLNGVPDKFTQIVASMEQYSDLETMMLEEAVGRLKTYEERLKLKKKESPVNNLEELLYAGHGQHVRNHGRGRFRPSRGRGRGNYQHRGEGHTSYESEGTDKPQSDDSKQETPTMRNKSKITCYRCEKLGHYAYECPTKKTKESETLLVEIEDDDEPALLMCLDGEER, from the exons ATGGAGCCTCATGCATGTTCAACACATGATGGTCATGCACTTGACAATGGGACAAGTGTTGAGAAGATTATGCATATGCAACATGTGGCCATGCAAGTATGGATGAGCGATAAGTGGCATAACATGGGTGTGTGTGCGATGTGGATTATTCGGGTTTGTTTACGGATCACGGGTCGGTGCGTTATCGGGTTGCGGTTTAACGGATCTAGGGCAGGATTGATCCAGGG AAGGAAGGAAGTTCTCTTTCCCAGTTTCAGTGGTCCGATtctgaaaccaacaaactatacggTTTGGGCTATTCGTATCAAGACGATTCTTGAAGCGAATGGTTTGTGGGAAACGATTGAACCGACAGAAAATGCAACAGTAGACACTAAGAAAGACAAGTCTGCAATTGCATATCTGTTTCAAGCAATACCAGAAGATgttgtattgcaagttgcaagTTGTAAGACTGCAAAGGAAATTTGGGATAATCTAAAGGTTAGACACGTTGGTGTTGATCGGGTACAAAAGGCGCGTATGCACACGCTATTATCAGAATTTGAATTATTGCAAATGAAGGATGACGACACTATTGATTCGTTTACCGCAAAGATTAATAGTATCGTTACCCGGGCAACTGAAGTAGGAACGACGTTGAGTCAACCGACTCTAGTACGCAAACTCCTAAATGGCGTACCGGATAAGTTTACTCAAATCGTTGCCTCCATGGAGCAATACTCCGATCTAGAAACTATGATGCTAGAAGAAGCGGTCGGAAGATTAAAAACGTATGAAGAAAGGTTAAAGTTGAAGAAAAAGGAAAGCCCCGTGAACAATCTAGAAGAACTTCTGTATGCGGGTCATGGACAACATGTTCGAAATCATGGACGAGGGAGATTCCGTCCGTCACGAGGCCGAGGGAGAGGAAATTATCAACATAGGGGTGAAGGACACACCTCTTACGAGTCGGAAGGAACCGACAAACCACAAAGTGATGATAGCAAGCAAGAGACACCGACTATGAGAAATAAGTCGAAAATCACTTGCTACAGATGTGAGAAACTTGGGCACTATGCCTATGAATGCCCAACCAAGAAAACCAAAGAAAGTGAGACACTCTTGGTCGAaatagaagatgatgatgaaccgGCACTTCTGATGTGCTTAGACGGTGAAGAGCGGTAG